The Thermomicrobiales bacterium genome includes a region encoding these proteins:
- a CDS encoding ABC transporter ATP-binding protein: MSAVPQTALAVQKLTVRFGGIVALSEVDLTVRQGSRHGILGPNGSGKTTLFNSISGLNTPSGGTITLLGSDVTRQPARNRARMGLARTFQITSLFPSLTVRENVAMATRMADNVAGSWWTPVMDQTQANTDADAMLERLHIAHLGWRTVRSLGYGEQRQLEIAMALATRPSVLLLDEPTAGLSNAETAALTDLVRTFPADLTVLIIEHDLGVIFDLTDQLTVLQNGVVIANGLSEVIREDPIVKEVYLGR; encoded by the coding sequence ATGAGCGCCGTGCCGCAAACCGCGCTGGCGGTTCAGAAGCTGACGGTCCGTTTCGGCGGCATCGTGGCGCTGTCCGAGGTCGATTTGACCGTGCGCCAGGGGAGCCGGCACGGCATTCTCGGTCCCAACGGATCGGGAAAGACGACGCTCTTCAACAGCATTTCCGGGCTCAACACTCCGAGCGGCGGGACGATCACCTTGCTCGGGAGCGATGTGACCCGGCAACCGGCACGCAACCGGGCACGGATGGGCTTGGCGCGGACGTTCCAGATCACGTCGCTCTTCCCGTCCCTGACCGTGCGCGAGAACGTGGCGATGGCCACGCGCATGGCCGACAACGTGGCCGGGAGCTGGTGGACGCCGGTCATGGACCAAACGCAGGCGAACACCGATGCCGACGCCATGCTGGAGCGGCTCCACATCGCGCATCTGGGGTGGAGAACGGTGCGCTCGCTCGGGTATGGGGAGCAACGGCAGCTGGAGATCGCCATGGCGCTGGCCACCCGCCCATCAGTGTTGTTGCTCGACGAGCCGACCGCTGGTCTCTCGAACGCCGAGACCGCCGCGTTGACCGATCTGGTGCGCACCTTCCCCGCCGATCTGACGGTGCTCATCATCGAGCACGATCTCGGCGTGATCTTCGATCTCACCGACCAGCTCACCGTGTTGCAGAACGGCGTGGTGATCGCCAATGGACTGTCCGAGGTCATCCGCGAGGATCCGATCGTGAAGGAGGTCTACCTTGGCCGGTGA
- a CDS encoding branched-chain amino acid ABC transporter permease has translation MRFWVFQTLNGLTTGALLFFLASGLTVIFGLMRILNLAHGALFLFGGYVGYTVNERTGSFILAVIAGAVAAGVLGVLIQQSFSRTLLGSPFNQVLLTLGLAFIISNAVLYFWGGTPKLMRPPEPLRGSRDVLGVFYPQYRLMLIALACVIGVVLYFVWERSRVGAIVRACVDDREMAAAMGIRVDLVFAAVFAIGSALAGMTGVLGAPVLGLSIGLEFEVLLLAVVVVVVGGIGSLSGAFIASMAVGLIDAYGKAKFPELSYFTLFVPVILILLLRPRGLLGKTTVG, from the coding sequence ATGCGATTCTGGGTTTTTCAGACACTCAACGGACTCACGACCGGGGCGCTGCTCTTCTTCCTGGCGAGCGGGCTGACGGTGATCTTTGGCCTGATGCGCATCCTCAATCTGGCGCATGGGGCGTTGTTTTTGTTCGGGGGTTACGTTGGCTATACGGTCAACGAGCGAACCGGCAGTTTCATTCTGGCGGTCATCGCGGGGGCGGTGGCGGCCGGAGTCCTTGGGGTGCTCATCCAGCAATCGTTTTCGCGCACCTTGCTCGGCAGCCCGTTCAATCAGGTGCTGCTTACCCTGGGACTCGCTTTCATCATTAGCAACGCCGTGCTCTATTTCTGGGGTGGCACCCCCAAGCTGATGCGCCCGCCCGAACCGTTGCGCGGTTCGCGCGATGTGCTCGGCGTCTTCTACCCGCAATACCGGCTCATGCTCATCGCGCTGGCCTGCGTGATCGGCGTCGTGCTCTATTTCGTCTGGGAGCGATCCCGGGTAGGCGCCATCGTGCGCGCCTGCGTGGACGACCGGGAGATGGCCGCCGCCATGGGCATTCGGGTCGATCTTGTGTTCGCCGCCGTGTTCGCCATCGGTTCCGCGCTGGCCGGGATGACCGGGGTGCTGGGCGCGCCGGTGCTCGGACTCTCCATCGGGCTCGAATTCGAGGTCCTGCTGCTGGCGGTCGTGGTGGTGGTGGTTGGTGGAATCGGCAGTCTTTCGGGCGCATTCATCGCCAGCATGGCGGTGGGGTTGATCGACGCCTATGGCAAGGCGAAGTTCCCGGAGCTGAGCTATTTCACCCTGTTCGTGCCGGTGATTCTCATACTGCTGTTGCGGCCGCGCGGGCTGCTCGGCAAGACGACGGTGGGTTGA
- a CDS encoding ABC transporter ATP-binding protein, which yields MAGETPMLSIADVQVYYGMSHVLHGATLDVPRGQVTALVGRNGVGKTTLVNAIAGLVPVQRGAIELGETDLTKLPATARRGLGVGLVPQGRRIFRNLTVEEHLELAPKSASNPFSRAWIYETFPRLEERRTSMASNLSGGEQSMLAISRALTINPRLLIMDEPTEGLAPLLVETVRQVIERLREQQLTVLLVEQNLHFALDVADRVAVMDRGSIEHLFTRDEITDVAQLGDLIISGEADLPGA from the coding sequence TTGGCCGGTGAGACGCCCATGTTGTCGATCGCCGATGTGCAGGTCTACTACGGTATGAGCCATGTCCTGCATGGCGCGACGCTCGATGTGCCGCGTGGCCAGGTGACCGCGCTGGTGGGGCGCAACGGTGTCGGGAAGACGACGCTGGTCAATGCGATCGCCGGGCTGGTTCCGGTGCAGCGTGGGGCGATCGAACTTGGCGAGACCGATCTGACCAAGCTTCCTGCCACCGCGCGCCGGGGACTGGGTGTCGGGCTGGTGCCGCAGGGACGCCGCATCTTTCGCAATCTCACGGTGGAAGAGCATCTGGAACTGGCTCCGAAGTCGGCCAGCAACCCCTTTTCCCGCGCCTGGATCTACGAGACTTTTCCCCGGCTGGAAGAACGGCGCACCTCGATGGCGAGCAATCTCTCCGGCGGCGAGCAGTCGATGCTCGCCATCAGCCGGGCGCTCACCATCAATCCCCGGTTGCTCATCATGGACGAACCGACCGAGGGGTTGGCGCCGCTTCTGGTCGAAACGGTGCGCCAGGTGATCGAGCGGCTGCGGGAACAGCAGTTGACGGTGTTGCTTGTGGAGCAGAACCTGCACTTCGCGCTCGATGTGGCCGACCGGGTGGCGGTGATGGACCGGGGGAGCATCGAGCATCTCTTCACACGGGACGAGATCACCGATGTGGCGCAGCTCGGCGACCTCATCATCTCGGGCGAGGCCGACTTGCCGGGTGCGTAG
- a CDS encoding ABC transporter substrate-binding protein, with protein MKRLLTLVLAVSFAISGLGVAIAQDATPGASGPIKIGVLNPTTGSFAVFGEQVNAGIQLYFDSIGNEVAGVPVELVFADTAGDPQQALDQARRLVGEEGVDLLMGIVNSAVVPPIAEYAATEEIPLILSVGGAQVATGPDRSPYVFRTALANGQQDRVLGWYTAAEMGKTKAATFAWDFIVGEERVNGFADTFTAAGGEIVSQQKPPLGTTDYGPFISQVDPTSIDVAYAFFAGPGALAFAQQMADFGMTPNVALVAPDYFTAGVLGEMGDTALGLVQTGGYTPSIDSPENAAYLEAFKASGQDRLPGTYDYEGYLSAMIVADALTRAGGMGDEQAFLDALAATDVATPSGQFTFDDHGQAVRTIYVTEVVEGDGGPVQQIIETVDGVDQNWTPAA; from the coding sequence ATGAAACGACTTCTGACATTGGTGTTGGCAGTTTCCTTCGCAATTTCTGGTCTGGGTGTTGCGATCGCGCAAGACGCCACACCAGGCGCGAGCGGGCCGATCAAGATCGGTGTGCTCAATCCCACGACTGGTTCGTTCGCCGTTTTCGGTGAACAGGTCAATGCGGGTATCCAGCTCTATTTCGACTCGATTGGCAATGAGGTCGCCGGGGTTCCGGTCGAGCTCGTTTTCGCTGACACGGCAGGCGATCCCCAGCAGGCGCTCGATCAGGCGCGCCGCCTGGTCGGTGAGGAAGGGGTCGATCTGCTGATGGGTATCGTCAACTCGGCGGTCGTGCCGCCGATTGCCGAATACGCCGCCACGGAAGAGATCCCGCTCATTCTCTCGGTGGGCGGCGCGCAGGTGGCGACCGGTCCGGACCGCAGCCCGTACGTCTTCCGCACCGCGCTGGCCAATGGGCAGCAGGATCGGGTGCTGGGCTGGTACACGGCTGCCGAAATGGGCAAGACCAAAGCGGCCACCTTCGCCTGGGATTTCATCGTTGGTGAAGAGCGGGTGAACGGCTTTGCCGATACCTTCACCGCCGCCGGTGGTGAGATCGTCTCGCAGCAGAAGCCGCCGCTGGGCACCACCGACTATGGTCCCTTCATCAGCCAGGTCGACCCGACCAGCATCGACGTGGCCTATGCGTTCTTTGCGGGACCGGGCGCGCTCGCGTTCGCGCAGCAAATGGCCGATTTCGGCATGACCCCGAACGTGGCGCTGGTCGCTCCGGACTACTTCACCGCAGGCGTTCTGGGTGAAATGGGCGACACCGCGCTTGGATTGGTGCAGACGGGCGGCTACACGCCCAGCATCGATTCGCCGGAGAATGCCGCGTATCTCGAAGCCTTCAAGGCGTCCGGCCAGGACCGGCTGCCCGGCACCTATGACTACGAGGGCTATCTGAGCGCCATGATCGTGGCCGATGCGCTGACCCGCGCTGGCGGTATGGGCGATGAGCAGGCGTTCCTGGATGCGCTGGCGGCGACCGATGTGGCCACGCCGTCCGGGCAATTCACCTTCGACGATCACGGCCAGGCCGTGCGGACCATCTATGTGACCGAGGTGGTCGAGGGTGACGGCGGTCCGGTGCAGCAGATCATCGAAACCGTCGACGGTGTCGATCAGAACTGGACGCCGGCGGCGTAG
- a CDS encoding 3-hydroxyacyl-CoA dehydrogenase NAD-binding domain-containing protein produces MSIENIKTVAVVGAGTMGPGMAATFARYGFDTYLSDIKDDQIEKARGTIDFVFKTLVGGGFLTAEEAEAAKGRITLTTNQAEAVGAADFVVETVPERLEIKKAVFEDLAKQAKPGVILASNTSGIPITTLQEGISEPNRVVGMHWSNPPHLIPVIEVIKGAQTDGATVETIKEIIAKIGMVAGTVDKDVPGFVENRILYAIMREALHLLDEGVASAQDIDTITKWGIGYKLAVIGPLELLDVAGLDIYTAVASYLNKDLSNNTGISSTVTEKVEEGKLGLKTQGGLFEYTPEQIAELAQKRGRLLVATRKALMS; encoded by the coding sequence ATGAGCATCGAGAACATCAAGACTGTCGCGGTGGTTGGCGCCGGAACCATGGGGCCGGGTATGGCGGCGACGTTTGCCCGCTATGGCTTCGACACCTACCTCTCAGATATCAAGGACGATCAGATCGAGAAGGCCAGGGGCACGATCGATTTCGTCTTCAAGACGCTGGTCGGCGGCGGTTTTCTGACCGCTGAGGAGGCCGAAGCCGCCAAGGGGCGCATTACGCTCACGACCAATCAGGCCGAAGCCGTGGGCGCCGCCGATTTCGTGGTCGAGACGGTGCCGGAGCGGCTGGAGATCAAGAAGGCGGTCTTCGAGGATCTCGCCAAGCAGGCGAAGCCGGGTGTGATCCTGGCGTCCAATACCTCGGGTATCCCTATCACCACATTGCAAGAGGGGATCAGTGAGCCGAACCGCGTCGTGGGTATGCACTGGTCGAACCCGCCGCACCTGATCCCGGTGATCGAGGTGATCAAGGGCGCGCAGACCGACGGAGCCACCGTCGAGACGATCAAGGAGATCATCGCGAAGATCGGCATGGTGGCGGGCACGGTCGACAAGGATGTGCCGGGTTTCGTCGAGAACCGCATCCTCTACGCGATCATGCGCGAGGCGCTGCACCTGCTGGACGAAGGCGTTGCCTCGGCGCAGGATATCGACACCATCACCAAATGGGGCATCGGCTACAAGCTGGCCGTCATCGGTCCGCTGGAATTGCTCGATGTCGCCGGGCTGGATATCTACACCGCGGTTGCCAGCTACCTGAACAAGGACCTCAGCAACAACACGGGTATCTCCAGCACCGTCACCGAGAAGGTCGAGGAAGGCAAGCTGGGACTCAAGACCCAGGGCGGCCTCTTCGAGTACACGCCGGAGCAGATCGCCGAGCTGGCGCAGAAGCGCGGTCGCCTGTTGGTGGCAACCCGCAAGGCGTTGATGAGCTAG
- a CDS encoding copper resistance protein CopC has product MYRNAAWLRWFGTLVCVLAVLGLAQPEQALAHAVPERANPPMNSAVPVMPSTVEIWFSEDVSAEGVSLTVLKLDGTQVDRGNAALDLTDPTRTRVTVGVHPGLDNGEYLVQWTVVSAVDGDSTSGSYQFIVDPAASPVALPQVATQQAPAQLPVIDAEGNPVPQDDNRLLYGIAAAVTGAAFLGLLAFWFFRRPSRGRRWSDRPVDRL; this is encoded by the coding sequence ATGTATCGAAATGCCGCTTGGCTTCGCTGGTTCGGCACGCTGGTCTGTGTGCTGGCTGTTCTCGGACTGGCGCAACCCGAACAAGCGCTGGCGCACGCTGTGCCGGAACGCGCCAATCCGCCAATGAACTCAGCGGTGCCGGTGATGCCCAGCACGGTCGAGATCTGGTTCTCCGAGGACGTGAGCGCGGAGGGCGTCTCACTGACCGTCCTGAAGCTGGACGGCACGCAGGTCGATCGGGGGAACGCCGCGCTCGATCTGACGGATCCCACGCGCACGCGGGTGACGGTCGGTGTGCATCCCGGGTTGGACAACGGCGAGTATCTGGTGCAGTGGACCGTGGTTTCGGCAGTCGATGGCGACAGCACCAGCGGAAGCTACCAGTTCATCGTCGACCCGGCCGCCTCACCTGTGGCGCTTCCCCAGGTGGCCACCCAGCAAGCGCCTGCTCAGTTGCCAGTGATCGATGCCGAGGGCAATCCGGTCCCGCAGGACGACAACCGGTTGCTCTACGGTATCGCCGCGGCCGTCACGGGCGCGGCGTTTCTCGGGTTGCTGGCGTTCTGGTTCTTCCGGCGCCCCTCCCGCGGGCGGCGCTGGAGCGACCGGCCGGTCGATCGCCTATGA
- a CDS encoding copper resistance protein CopC, with amino-acid sequence MSRAIDFSAATARHEWRRHGAGLFLLLVLLAALLPVETSAHAAFDRSDPQPNTILAESPAEIRIWFTEPLEAGYNEVRVFDQTGHEIPNLTVGPGDGEKSLVATLPEPLVNGTYTVVWRNLSTADGHPAQGYFTFTVGTQADVASVTMPVMDDSAGAPLWLQSAARWLVLLALAAAIAVWPVWLLVLWPATRHDGALTAELAQRAQTLGTGAVIGALLANLLALGVQATNLDGGSLLSRIGETVSDTRYGRLWLARVGLLLLMGVALRFLPWRDPIRQWPSTAIGLVIAALLPLPVSMNAHAAALDAGRTTAIVFDYAHTLSASVWFGGLILLGGVLIRALRGQIDRRAVLAQALPRFSAMALVCWGLLAITGLYAWWLQVGSWAALRETQYGQSLLFKLILVGIVFLIAGLNLLVITRKLARVDAMAQPRWFGRLGYAVLAELVLTTLLLLAVGRMTSLQPARDVLAAEQSGQTVQFDLEGRDVTLQIAPAAAGPNHFLVTIPGDPAPDGTEALIRFTYTGEDFGVKEVELDRSGPATYETHGSEMGIAGEWELELIVREIGEFSWSDTQVISIGATGSAAPTPPWRFGTGGAIGLLLLGIALVGFVVAWRAGRSRFRMESAGLAAIATVLGLMLMAQARIQPTVGFDPGLTNPVAATSGSVTLGQELYTANCLACHGAAGEGDGPGGENMFPKPADFTAAHTKVHPDGQLYDWIKNGKDGTEMPAFPQLTDEQIWNLINYLQVEFQGKPMVEGTPTPVE; translated from the coding sequence ATGAGCCGCGCAATCGATTTCTCTGCGGCGACGGCTCGCCATGAGTGGCGCCGCCACGGAGCGGGGCTGTTCCTGCTGCTCGTGCTGCTGGCCGCGTTGCTGCCGGTGGAAACGTCGGCGCATGCCGCGTTCGATCGGAGCGATCCCCAGCCGAACACCATTCTGGCCGAGTCACCGGCGGAGATCCGCATCTGGTTCACCGAACCGCTGGAAGCGGGCTACAACGAGGTGCGGGTCTTCGACCAGACTGGGCACGAGATTCCCAATCTGACGGTCGGGCCGGGTGACGGCGAGAAGTCGCTGGTTGCCACGTTGCCAGAACCATTGGTGAACGGCACTTATACCGTCGTCTGGCGGAACCTCTCCACGGCCGACGGCCACCCCGCGCAGGGGTATTTCACCTTCACCGTGGGCACCCAGGCCGATGTCGCCTCGGTCACCATGCCCGTCATGGACGATTCCGCCGGCGCTCCGCTCTGGTTGCAATCGGCCGCGCGCTGGCTGGTGCTGCTGGCGCTGGCGGCAGCGATTGCGGTTTGGCCGGTCTGGTTGCTGGTGCTCTGGCCAGCCACCCGGCATGACGGCGCGCTCACCGCGGAACTCGCCCAACGCGCCCAGACGTTGGGAACCGGCGCAGTGATCGGCGCGTTGCTGGCCAATCTGCTGGCGCTCGGTGTGCAAGCGACCAATCTGGACGGCGGATCGTTGCTTTCCCGGATCGGCGAGACCGTTTCCGATACCCGGTACGGCCGACTCTGGCTGGCGCGGGTCGGACTCTTGCTATTGATGGGCGTCGCGCTCCGATTTCTTCCCTGGCGCGATCCGATTCGACAATGGCCATCGACGGCGATCGGGCTGGTCATTGCGGCCCTCTTGCCGTTGCCGGTCAGCATGAACGCTCACGCGGCCGCGCTGGATGCAGGGCGCACCACTGCCATCGTCTTCGACTACGCGCACACTCTGAGCGCGTCGGTCTGGTTCGGCGGGTTGATCCTGCTGGGCGGGGTGCTGATCCGCGCATTGCGCGGCCAGATCGATCGCCGCGCGGTGTTGGCTCAGGCGCTGCCGCGGTTCTCCGCTATGGCGCTGGTCTGCTGGGGATTGCTGGCGATCACCGGTCTCTACGCCTGGTGGCTCCAGGTGGGAAGCTGGGCGGCTCTGCGGGAGACGCAGTACGGCCAGTCGCTGCTGTTCAAACTGATTCTGGTGGGGATCGTCTTCCTGATCGCTGGTCTGAATCTGTTGGTCATCACCCGCAAACTGGCGCGGGTCGATGCCATGGCGCAACCGCGCTGGTTCGGGCGCCTCGGGTATGCGGTGCTGGCCGAACTGGTGTTGACCACGCTCCTCCTGCTGGCGGTCGGCCGGATGACCAGTCTGCAACCGGCGCGCGATGTGCTGGCGGCCGAGCAATCCGGCCAGACGGTGCAATTCGATCTCGAGGGGCGCGATGTCACCCTGCAGATCGCGCCCGCCGCAGCCGGCCCGAATCACTTTCTGGTCACCATTCCGGGCGATCCGGCGCCGGATGGCACGGAGGCGCTCATCCGCTTCACCTATACCGGTGAGGATTTTGGCGTCAAGGAGGTCGAACTCGACCGTTCCGGACCAGCCACCTACGAAACCCATGGCAGCGAAATGGGCATTGCTGGCGAATGGGAACTCGAGCTCATCGTGCGGGAAATTGGGGAGTTCTCGTGGAGTGACACGCAGGTCATTTCCATTGGCGCCACCGGATCGGCTGCGCCGACACCGCCATGGCGTTTCGGCACTGGGGGCGCGATCGGGCTGCTGTTGCTTGGGATCGCGCTGGTCGGGTTCGTGGTCGCCTGGAGAGCTGGACGATCCCGCTTCCGCATGGAGAGCGCGGGACTGGCCGCTATTGCGACCGTGCTGGGGTTGATGCTCATGGCGCAGGCGCGCATCCAGCCAACGGTGGGATTCGATCCGGGGCTGACCAATCCCGTTGCCGCGACGAGTGGTTCGGTCACCCTGGGGCAGGAGCTCTATACGGCCAACTGTCTGGCCTGTCATGGCGCGGCTGGAGAAGGAGACGGTCCGGGAGGGGAAAACATGTTCCCGAAACCGGCCGATTTCACCGCCGCGCACACCAAGGTGCATCCAGACGGTCAGCTCTATGACTGGATCAAGAATGGCAAGGACGGCACCGAGATGCCGGCCTTCCCCCAGTTGACCGATGAGCAGATCTGGAACCTGATCAATTACCTCCAGGTCGAGTTCCAGGGGAAACCGATGGTCGAGGGAACACCGACCCCGGTGGAGTAG
- a CDS encoding branched-chain amino acid ABC transporter permease: MRAIMRDERVLLAGALVCCLIPFVFGNYWTGLLTQALIFAGVAMGLDILVGFTGLPSLGHAAFFGIAGYGTAIGIQRYDLNPWLGALLGILVSIAIAVAFAPLAVRMRGLAFLTIMLAFGQVCWGIATRGGSFTGGENGLPGIPRPSLGVSWWNLKTTDGFFYFTLLCTVLVCFVLVRIARSAFGASLLGIRENETRMATLGYHVAARRAAAFSIAAGAGAVFGVLSAFFNGYVGPGTLDWRLSAQFLLSVVIGGAGSLWGPFMAGGGLHILKTYITGQTQYWPMLLGALYVIAVVALPGGIASIPAIIRNRRNRSVPPVPGPSNAVPTE; encoded by the coding sequence ATGCGCGCGATCATGCGAGACGAACGCGTGTTGCTGGCCGGGGCGCTCGTGTGCTGTCTGATTCCCTTTGTGTTCGGCAACTATTGGACGGGGTTGCTCACCCAGGCGCTCATCTTCGCCGGGGTGGCGATGGGGCTCGATATTCTGGTCGGGTTCACCGGTCTCCCGTCGCTGGGGCACGCGGCGTTCTTCGGGATTGCCGGGTATGGCACGGCGATCGGCATTCAGCGGTACGACCTGAATCCCTGGCTGGGCGCGCTGCTGGGCATCCTCGTTTCGATCGCCATTGCGGTGGCGTTCGCGCCGCTGGCGGTGCGCATGCGCGGGCTCGCCTTTCTCACCATCATGCTCGCGTTCGGGCAGGTTTGCTGGGGAATCGCGACACGCGGGGGCAGCTTCACCGGCGGGGAAAACGGGCTTCCAGGTATTCCGCGGCCGTCGCTCGGGGTGAGCTGGTGGAATCTGAAGACCACGGACGGTTTCTTCTATTTCACCCTGCTCTGCACGGTGCTGGTCTGTTTCGTGTTGGTCCGTATCGCCCGGAGCGCCTTTGGCGCCAGCCTGCTGGGGATTCGGGAGAACGAGACGCGCATGGCGACCCTGGGGTACCACGTCGCGGCGCGACGAGCGGCCGCGTTTTCCATCGCGGCCGGGGCCGGCGCGGTGTTCGGGGTGCTCAGCGCATTCTTCAACGGGTATGTCGGTCCGGGAACGCTCGACTGGCGGCTCTCGGCCCAGTTCCTGTTGTCGGTGGTGATCGGAGGAGCGGGATCGCTCTGGGGACCGTTCATGGCCGGGGGCGGACTGCATATTCTCAAGACCTACATCACTGGTCAAACGCAGTATTGGCCGATGCTGCTCGGGGCGCTCTACGTTATTGCCGTGGTGGCGTTGCCCGGTGGCATTGCCTCGATTCCCGCCATCATCCGCAACCGGCGTAACCGCTCGGTCCCACCGGTTCCCGGTCCGAGCAACGCGGTGCCGACCGAATGA
- a CDS encoding copper chaperone PCu(A)C produces the protein MNRIALRMLALAALAIGLIGFGGIAAAHDDATPEASPMAGGMSGHAMGGTGAAYFHVENGGSEADRLIAAAADVSAVVEIHEIADNNGVMEMRPLTDGLEIPAGETVALEPGGFHIMLIGLKHDLNAGDTFDLTLTFERAGEVVVPVTVQSAAPEGDAIVSTEAGDLTISGVWSRPAPAMAMDATPAASPAASPTM, from the coding sequence ATGAACCGAATTGCACTGCGCATGCTGGCCCTGGCGGCTCTGGCAATTGGATTGATTGGTTTCGGCGGCATCGCCGCCGCGCATGACGACGCGACTCCCGAGGCATCCCCCATGGCCGGCGGAATGTCCGGTCACGCCATGGGCGGCACGGGGGCAGCCTATTTCCACGTCGAGAATGGCGGCTCCGAAGCCGACCGCCTGATCGCCGCGGCAGCCGACGTGTCGGCTGTGGTCGAGATTCATGAAATTGCCGACAACAACGGCGTCATGGAAATGCGTCCGCTCACCGATGGGCTCGAGATTCCCGCCGGTGAAACCGTTGCTCTCGAACCAGGCGGATTCCACATCATGCTCATCGGCCTGAAGCACGATCTGAACGCGGGCGACACCTTCGACCTGACGCTCACCTTCGAGCGCGCCGGCGAGGTCGTCGTGCCGGTGACTGTGCAGAGCGCGGCGCCCGAGGGCGATGCGATCGTTTCGACCGAAGCTGGTGACCTGACCATCTCGGGCGTCTGGTCGCGGCCCGCTCCGGCCATGGCGATGGATGCCACTCCGGCAGCCTCGCCAGCAGCTTCGCCCACGATGTAG
- a CDS encoding SCO family protein, translating to MTTSSNRRYQLLGVLALLVLIAGGVIYWATNRTEAYEFNGGEISPAATAPDLALTDQHGEPYSLAQEEGKVALIYFGYTTCPDLCPTTLNDFAIVKEDLGDEADEVEFIMVTFDPERDTQARMQEYLNFFDPDFIGLRGDDAQTEQFLKDYGVTIKRVEYPNSSTGYLIDHTALIYVIDKEGKLRLTYPYGTDPAMITEDVQHLISE from the coding sequence ATGACGACATCGTCCAACCGCCGCTACCAACTCCTCGGAGTGCTTGCCCTATTGGTGCTCATTGCCGGGGGCGTCATCTATTGGGCCACGAACCGCACCGAGGCGTACGAGTTCAACGGTGGCGAGATCAGTCCCGCGGCCACTGCCCCGGACCTGGCGCTAACCGACCAGCATGGCGAGCCGTACTCGCTGGCGCAAGAAGAGGGAAAGGTCGCGCTGATCTACTTCGGCTACACCACCTGCCCCGATCTCTGCCCAACCACGCTGAACGACTTCGCCATCGTGAAGGAAGACCTGGGCGACGAAGCCGATGAAGTCGAATTCATCATGGTCACGTTCGATCCCGAGCGCGACACGCAAGCCCGCATGCAGGAGTACCTGAACTTCTTCGATCCGGACTTCATTGGATTGCGTGGCGACGACGCGCAGACCGAGCAGTTCCTGAAGGACTACGGCGTCACGATCAAGCGGGTCGAGTATCCCAACTCCTCGACCGGCTATCTGATCGATCACACCGCCCTGATCTACGTCATCGACAAGGAGGGCAAGCTCCGGCTGACCTATCCCTACGGCACCGACCCCGCGATGATCACGGAAGACGTGCAACACCTGATTTCCGAATAA
- a CDS encoding c-type cytochrome, whose translation MRKRGSVLALTLLSVLIVVVACGRASEEDINKALGIKPTATLSDEQIAQATESAEAAASAIASGATPVESGMPVGDVRLGQQQFQFQCMQCHQPSGAGQGPALTTADSPAIALTDQEIFDIVRTGEGHGTQAAVSEVRVNDMQLASIIAYIRDQIATAEGS comes from the coding sequence ATGCGGAAGCGTGGCTCGGTTCTGGCACTCACGTTACTTTCAGTGCTCATTGTGGTCGTTGCCTGTGGCCGCGCCAGCGAAGAGGACATCAACAAGGCGCTTGGCATCAAGCCGACCGCCACGTTGAGCGACGAGCAGATCGCCCAGGCAACAGAATCGGCCGAAGCGGCAGCCTCGGCGATTGCCTCTGGCGCCACTCCTGTCGAATCCGGAATGCCGGTTGGCGATGTCCGCCTCGGACAACAGCAGTTCCAGTTCCAGTGCATGCAGTGCCATCAGCCGAGCGGCGCGGGTCAGGGCCCGGCGCTCACCACGGCCGATAGCCCGGCGATCGCGCTGACCGATCAGGAAATCTTCGACATCGTCCGCACCGGCGAGGGGCATGGCACGCAAGCCGCGGTTTCTGAAGTCCGCGTCAACGACATGCAGCTCGCCAGCATCATCGCCTATATCCGCGACCAGATCGCCACTGCCGAGGGAAGCTAG